Proteins encoded in a region of the Vitis riparia cultivar Riparia Gloire de Montpellier isolate 1030 chromosome 7, EGFV_Vit.rip_1.0, whole genome shotgun sequence genome:
- the LOC117918586 gene encoding nuclear transcription factor Y subunit B-4-like, producing MVDDIGTNADRDYDHKYNYAGGSSVSAEDGIIKEQDRLLPIANVGRIMKQILPPNAKISKEAKETMQECVSEFISFVTGEASDKCHKEKRKTVNGDDICWALGTLGFDDYAEPLKRYLHRYRELEGEKANQSKASEENDEPSNYRDEPPRKHTVSPAPLKFNVLERSNSSLSKRL from the coding sequence ATGGTTGATGATATAGGTACTAATGCAGATAGAGACTATGATCATAAGTATAATTATGCAGGTGGAAGCAGTGTTTCGGCTGAGGATGGGATCATCAAGGAACAAGATCGATTGCTGCCGATCGCCAATGTTGGACGGATCATGAAGCAGATCCTGCCACCTAATGCAAAAATCTCCAAGGAAGCAAAAGAAACCATGCAAGAATGTGTCTCGGAGTTCATTAGCTTTGTGACTGGAGAAGCATCTGACAAGTGTCACAAGGAGAAGCGCAAGACTGTCAATGGGGACGACATTTGTTGGGCTTTGGGAACTTTAGGGTTCGATGACTATGCTGAACCGCTTAAAAGGTATTTGCATAGATATAGGGAGTTAGAAGGTGAGAAAGCTAACCAGAGTAAGGCTagtgaagaaaatgatgaacCTTCAAATTATAGAGATGAACCACCAAGGAAGCATACAGTTTCACCTGCTCCACTGAAGTTCAATGTGCTTGAGAGGAGTAATAGCTCTCTTTCCAAGCGACTTTAG